The nucleotide window CGGGGAAAATCGCCTGCTCGCGCAGCCCCAGGTTGTAGTTGCCGCGCCCGTCAAAGCCGCCCGGGTTGATGCCACGGAAGTCGCGGATGCGGGGCAGGCCGACGGTGAGGAGTTTTTCGAGGAAGATCCACATGCGGTCACCCCGCAGGGTCACCCGCAGACCGATGGGCATCCCCTGGCGCAGCTTGAAGTTGGAGATCGACTTCTTGGCCCGGGTGATGGCTGGCTTCTGGCCGGTGATGAGGGCGAGTTCCTGCCCAGCCTTCTCCAGGATGCGGCTGTCTTCCTTGGCCTCGCCCAGGGCCTGGTTGACCACG belongs to Calidithermus timidus DSM 17022 and includes:
- the rplE gene encoding 50S ribosomal protein L5, coding for MALEVYLRNKYKTEVVPELMKRFGYDNVMAVPRLVKVVVNQALGEAKEDSRILEKAGQELALITGQKPAITRAKKSISNFKLRQGMPIGLRVTLRGDRMWIFLEKLLTVGLPRIRDFRGINPGGFDGRGNYNLGLREQAIFPEITFDMVDAVRGMDIAVVTTAKTDEEARALLELLGFPFRK